From one Bradyrhizobium sp. Ash2021 genomic stretch:
- a CDS encoding Do family serine endopeptidase: MTAARPAVSRRLRLMGAAIMLGAASMLCAAPAFARGPDGIADIAEKVIDAVVNISTSQTVEAKGGGDRGAMPQLPPGSPFEEFFDDFFKNRRAPGGGSKGGGDMQPRKTNSLGSGFIVDTSGIVVTNNHVIADADEINVIMNDGTKIKAELVGVDKKTDIAVLKFKPVKPLIAVKFGDSDKLRLGEWVIAIGNPFSLGGTVTAGIVSARNRDISQGPYDNYIQTDASINRGNSGGPLFNLEGEVIGVNTLIISPTGGSIGLGFAVPSKTVAGVVDQLRQFGELRRGWLGVRIQQVSDEIAESLNIKPARGALVAGVDDKGPAKPAGIEPGDVVVKFDGKEVKDPKDLSRVVADTAVGKEVEVVIIRKGVEETRKVTLGRLEDTDKVQQAAAKAKEEPAEKPVTQKALGLDLATLSKDLRAKYKIKDTVKGVIVTGVDGASDAADKRLSAGDVIVEVAQEAVSNAADVKKRVDQLKKDGKKSVLLMVANGDGELRFVALSVQ, encoded by the coding sequence ATGACCGCTGCCAGACCCGCCGTGAGCCGTCGCCTGCGCCTGATGGGAGCTGCGATCATGCTCGGCGCTGCGAGCATGCTCTGCGCGGCGCCGGCGTTCGCGCGCGGGCCGGACGGCATCGCCGACATCGCCGAGAAGGTGATCGACGCCGTCGTCAACATCTCGACCTCGCAGACCGTCGAAGCCAAGGGCGGCGGCGACCGCGGGGCAATGCCGCAACTGCCGCCGGGCTCGCCGTTCGAGGAATTCTTCGACGACTTCTTCAAGAACCGCAGGGCGCCGGGCGGCGGTTCCAAGGGCGGCGGCGACATGCAGCCGCGCAAGACCAATTCGCTCGGCTCCGGTTTCATCGTCGATACCTCGGGCATCGTCGTCACCAATAATCACGTCATCGCGGACGCCGACGAGATCAACGTGATCATGAACGACGGCACCAAGATCAAGGCCGAGCTGGTCGGCGTCGACAAGAAGACCGATATCGCGGTTTTGAAGTTCAAGCCGGTGAAGCCGCTGATCGCGGTGAAGTTCGGCGATTCCGACAAGCTGCGGCTCGGCGAATGGGTGATCGCGATCGGCAATCCGTTCAGCCTCGGCGGCACCGTCACCGCCGGCATCGTGTCGGCGCGCAACCGCGACATCAGCCAGGGCCCGTACGACAACTACATCCAGACCGACGCCTCGATCAATCGCGGCAATTCCGGCGGACCGCTGTTCAATCTCGAGGGCGAAGTGATCGGCGTCAACACGCTGATCATCTCGCCGACCGGCGGCTCGATCGGTCTCGGTTTTGCGGTGCCTTCGAAAACCGTGGCAGGCGTGGTCGACCAGCTGCGGCAGTTCGGCGAGCTGCGCCGCGGCTGGCTCGGCGTGCGCATCCAGCAGGTCTCCGACGAGATCGCCGAAAGCCTCAACATCAAGCCCGCGCGCGGCGCGCTGGTCGCCGGCGTCGACGACAAGGGTCCGGCGAAGCCGGCGGGCATCGAGCCCGGCGACGTCGTCGTCAAGTTCGACGGCAAGGAGGTCAAGGACCCGAAGGATCTGTCGCGCGTCGTCGCCGACACCGCGGTCGGCAAGGAAGTCGAGGTCGTCATCATCCGCAAGGGCGTCGAGGAAACCCGTAAAGTGACGCTCGGCCGCCTGGAGGATACCGACAAGGTGCAGCAGGCTGCGGCCAAGGCCAAGGAAGAGCCGGCCGAGAAACCGGTGACGCAAAAGGCGCTCGGCCTTGATCTCGCGACGCTGAGCAAGGATCTGCGGGCCAAGTACAAGATCAAGGACACCGTCAAGGGCGTCATCGTCACCGGTGTCGACGGCGCCTCGGACGCCGCCGACAAGCGGCTGTCCGCCGGCGACGTCATCGTCGAGGTGGCGCAGGAAGCGGTGAGCAACGCCGCCGACGTCAAGAAGCGCGTCGATCAGCTCAAGAAGGACGGCAAGAAGTCGGTCCTGCTGATGGTCGCCAACGGCGACGGCGAACTGCGCTTCGTGGCGCTGAGCGTGCAGTAG
- a CDS encoding DUF2065 domain-containing protein has translation MRSIAFADFLIGLGILFVLEGLMFAASPAWMRRAMKSALATPDNILRAVGIGSAVAGLVLIWFVRR, from the coding sequence ATGAGGTCCATTGCGTTCGCCGACTTCCTCATCGGTTTGGGAATCCTGTTCGTGCTGGAAGGCCTGATGTTCGCAGCCAGCCCGGCCTGGATGCGCCGCGCCATGAAGAGCGCGCTGGCGACGCCCGACAATATCCTGCGCGCCGTCGGCATCGGATCGGCGGTCGCGGGCCTGGTCCTGATATGGTTCGTGAGGCGGTAG
- a CDS encoding protease modulator HflC: protein MRSPIAGIVTLIALFIVIIVGYSSVFTVAQTEQVLVVRLGEPIRVVSEPGLNFKAPFIDTVISIDKRILDLENPSQEVIASDQKRLVVDAFARYRIKNALRFYQSVGSIQAANIQLTTLLNASLRRVLGEVTFITVVRDQREALMARIRDQLDKEADGYGIQVVDVRIRRADLPEQNSQAVYQRMQTERQREAAEFRAQGGQKAQEIRSKADREATVIIAEANSTAEQTRGAGDAERNRLFAEAYGKDPDFFAFYRSMTAYETGLKSSDTRFLLRPDSEFFRFFANPSGHPPEAAAPAAAKP, encoded by the coding sequence ATGAGATCTCCCATTGCAGGCATCGTTACCCTGATCGCGCTGTTTATCGTCATTATCGTCGGCTACAGCTCGGTCTTCACCGTAGCCCAGACCGAGCAGGTACTGGTGGTTCGGCTCGGCGAGCCCATCCGCGTCGTCTCTGAGCCGGGCCTGAACTTCAAGGCGCCGTTCATCGACACCGTGATCTCGATCGACAAACGCATCCTCGATCTGGAAAACCCGTCGCAGGAAGTGATTGCGTCGGATCAGAAGCGGCTGGTGGTCGACGCCTTCGCCCGCTATCGCATCAAGAACGCGCTGCGCTTCTATCAGAGCGTCGGCTCGATCCAGGCCGCCAACATCCAGCTCACGACGCTGTTGAACGCGTCGCTGCGCCGCGTGCTGGGCGAGGTCACTTTCATCACGGTGGTGCGCGACCAGCGCGAGGCCCTGATGGCGCGGATTCGCGATCAGCTCGACAAGGAGGCCGACGGTTACGGCATCCAGGTGGTCGACGTGCGGATCCGGCGTGCCGATCTGCCGGAGCAGAACAGCCAGGCGGTCTACCAGCGCATGCAGACCGAACGGCAGCGCGAAGCCGCCGAGTTCCGCGCCCAGGGTGGCCAGAAGGCGCAGGAGATCCGCTCCAAGGCCGATCGCGAGGCGACCGTCATCATCGCCGAAGCCAACTCGACCGCCGAGCAGACGCGCGGCGCCGGCGACGCCGAACGCAACCGCCTGTTCGCCGAAGCCTATGGCAAGGATCCGGACTTCTTCGCGTTCTATCGCTCGATGACCGCGTATGAGACCGGCCTGAAGAGCAGCGATACCCGCTTCCTGCTGCGGCCGGATTCGGAGTTCTTCCGCTTCTTCGCCAATCCGTCCGGTCATCCGCCGGAGGCCGCAGCGCCGGCCGCCGCGAAGCCGTAA
- the hflK gene encoding FtsH protease activity modulator HflK — translation MPWKNQGGGPWGSGPKGPWGSGPQSVGPRPPDLEDLLRRGQDRLQQLLPGGHFSGMGIALVLVGALAIWGLSGFFRVQSEELGVVLRFGKHVRTVQPGLNYHLPYPIETVLLPKALRVSTISIGMTLIDDPARRGRTMRDVPEESLMLTGDENIVDVDFTVLWRIKPDGVGDYLFNIQNPEGTVKAVAESAMREAVGKAQIQPILTGARTTTEANVQELMQKTLDSYGAGILVQQVQMQKVDPPAQVIDSFRDVQAARADLERLQNEAQTYANRVVPDARGRAAQILQVAEGYQQQAIAEAKGQSARFLKVYDEYKKAPDVTRQRIYLETMERVLGGSEKLVYDGGGSQSIVPYLPLSELTPKRPPAPATTGQPQQGGGTR, via the coding sequence ATGCCGTGGAAGAATCAAGGCGGGGGCCCCTGGGGCTCGGGTCCGAAAGGGCCGTGGGGCTCCGGTCCGCAGTCGGTCGGGCCACGGCCACCCGATCTTGAGGACCTTCTGCGCCGCGGTCAGGACCGGCTGCAGCAGCTTCTGCCCGGCGGCCATTTCAGCGGCATGGGCATCGCGCTGGTTCTGGTCGGCGCCCTGGCGATCTGGGGATTGTCCGGCTTTTTCCGCGTCCAGTCCGAAGAGCTCGGCGTCGTGCTGCGCTTCGGCAAGCATGTGCGCACCGTGCAGCCCGGCCTGAACTATCATCTGCCCTATCCGATCGAGACCGTGCTGCTGCCGAAGGCGCTGCGCGTCTCCACCATCTCGATCGGCATGACCTTGATCGACGATCCGGCGCGGCGCGGCCGCACCATGCGCGATGTGCCGGAGGAAAGCCTGATGCTGACCGGCGACGAGAACATCGTCGACGTCGACTTCACGGTGTTGTGGCGGATCAAGCCCGACGGCGTCGGCGATTATCTCTTCAACATCCAGAATCCCGAAGGCACCGTGAAGGCGGTCGCCGAAAGCGCGATGCGCGAGGCCGTTGGCAAAGCCCAAATCCAGCCGATCCTGACCGGCGCCCGCACCACCACGGAAGCCAACGTCCAGGAACTGATGCAGAAGACGCTGGACAGCTATGGTGCAGGCATCCTGGTCCAGCAGGTCCAGATGCAGAAGGTCGACCCACCGGCGCAGGTGATCGATTCCTTCCGCGACGTCCAGGCCGCGCGCGCCGATCTCGAGCGCCTGCAGAACGAAGCGCAGACCTATGCCAACCGCGTCGTCCCCGACGCCCGCGGCCGCGCCGCGCAAATCCTGCAGGTTGCCGAAGGCTACCAGCAACAGGCGATCGCCGAGGCCAAGGGCCAGAGCGCGCGCTTCCTGAAAGTCTATGACGAATACAAGAAGGCGCCTGATGTGACGCGGCAACGGATTTATCTGGAGACGATGGAGCGCGTGCTCGGCGGCTCCGAGAAGCTCGTCTATGACGGCGGCGGCTCGCAGAGCATCGTGCCGTATCTGCCCTTGAGCGAGTTGACGCCCAAGCGGCCGCCCGCGCCGGCCACGACCGGCCAGCCGCAGCAGGGTGGAGGCACGCGATGA
- a CDS encoding dihydrofolate reductase, which translates to MEVMLIVAVAENGVIGAGGAIPWRLKSDMQRFKALTSGKPVVMGRKTFVSIGRPLPGRTNIVVTRDPDFRAAGVVVTNSFANARAIATGDALRRFATEIAVIGGAEIYAQWMECADRLEITEVHARPDGDTRFAAIEPAVWQEVARVRNPAGPADSADFSYVTYRRRRPH; encoded by the coding sequence ATGGAAGTCATGCTCATCGTGGCGGTCGCCGAGAACGGCGTGATCGGCGCCGGCGGCGCCATTCCGTGGCGGCTGAAATCCGACATGCAGCGCTTCAAGGCGCTGACGTCGGGTAAGCCGGTGGTGATGGGACGCAAGACCTTCGTCTCGATCGGCCGGCCGCTGCCCGGGCGAACCAACATCGTGGTGACGCGCGATCCGGATTTTCGCGCCGCCGGCGTGGTGGTGACCAATTCCTTTGCCAACGCCAGGGCGATCGCCACAGGCGACGCGCTGCGGCGTTTCGCCACTGAGATCGCGGTGATCGGCGGCGCCGAGATCTACGCGCAGTGGATGGAGTGCGCCGACCGGCTGGAAATCACCGAAGTGCATGCCCGGCCTGACGGCGATACACGTTTCGCCGCAATTGAGCCCGCGGTTTGGCAAGAGGTCGCGCGCGTGCGAAATCCGGCCGGTCCGGCCGATAGTGCCGACTTTTCCTATGTGACATATCGACGGCGAAGGCCGCATTAA
- a CDS encoding GNAT family N-acetyltransferase, which yields MSLTIRRARPGEAGLVLSLVRELAEYEKLLHEVEATEADIDAALFGDHPRLFCEMAEWDGEPAGFAVWFVNFSTFSGRSGIYLEDLFVRPALRGKGIGKALLANLARQCEANGWSRLQWSVLDWNTPSIEFYKSLGAVLMDEWTVCRVTGPALTALAQGAR from the coding sequence ATGTCTCTCACCATCCGCCGTGCGCGCCCCGGTGAGGCCGGACTTGTCCTGTCGCTGGTTCGCGAACTCGCCGAGTACGAAAAACTGCTGCACGAGGTCGAAGCCACCGAAGCCGACATCGACGCCGCGTTGTTCGGCGATCATCCGCGGCTGTTTTGCGAGATGGCGGAGTGGGACGGCGAGCCGGCCGGCTTCGCGGTCTGGTTCGTCAATTTCTCGACCTTCAGCGGCCGCTCCGGAATCTATCTGGAAGATCTGTTCGTCCGTCCGGCGCTGCGCGGCAAGGGCATCGGCAAGGCGCTGCTGGCCAATCTCGCCAGGCAGTGCGAGGCGAATGGCTGGTCGCGCCTGCAATGGTCGGTGCTGGACTGGAATACGCCGTCGATCGAATTCTATAAATCGCTGGGCGCGGTGCTGATGGACGAGTGGACGGTATGCCGGGTCACCGGCCCGGCGTTGACCGCGCTGGCGCAGGGGGCGCGCTGA